The following are from one region of the Noviherbaspirillum sedimenti genome:
- a CDS encoding acyl-CoA dehydrogenase: MSASPNSTPCQEHLDALRDAARRLLTQEWPPEQAVAWAQTDSKLGSAWQQVARQGWLAIGDDAELGGLDELMLLIEELGRAACPLPLVESYTLHKIAKKQHDCTELHRVASALTTGQAAVAVAIATSDGQNAALTWQTELGKTHLSGQIDFVEGIQLATDFLVIDEDAARAALVSATAAGLTHVATPGYAVPVLHRLHFESVPATVVPYDSSVGLLMRLGLLMRALGAARRTFELAVEWAKTRVQFGQPIGRFQAIQHKLADAATLLDASTLLIERAVAAVKRGDMDAEIQIACAQAYAGPAMRRVTLEAHHVFAGVGYFEEHEAPRHLRRVHADMVALGGLDRACNLLAEAALERGGLPDIHLSPEADTFRAEVRAWARTLNIQPQLNHGSGADQLATQAISKGLIERGWIGLGWPKTSGGQERSVAEQFVFAEEIAYHGISLGLLRATETIIGPALLKFGTPAQVQHFIPRILKHEVSFCLGYSEPESGSDLASLRTRAIPEGDGWIINGSKLFTTMAEDASHIWLAVRTDPEQPGHRGISVFIVPKDSPGISVRPMRAMHGGTACAVFYDDVHVDADALVGKLHGGWQIITAALAHERILMGAAVASVQAQFDQLLVAIKARQRRGQPMAEDSLVRHRIGSLAAQIEAARMLAVRNVQLVSLGKVPIAEASMSKCVTGELMERIAECAMDLFGTGALLSHGSPGSIGDGLFERALRLAIMYVVGGGTNEIQRNIIATVGLGLPR, translated from the coding sequence ATGTCGGCATCCCCTAACAGCACGCCATGTCAAGAACACCTTGACGCCCTGCGCGATGCCGCCCGTCGGTTACTGACGCAGGAATGGCCGCCAGAACAAGCTGTGGCATGGGCACAGACAGATTCGAAACTGGGAAGCGCATGGCAACAAGTTGCACGGCAGGGCTGGCTTGCCATTGGGGATGACGCCGAACTCGGCGGCCTGGATGAACTGATGCTGCTAATCGAAGAGCTGGGACGTGCAGCATGTCCCCTGCCGCTGGTCGAATCGTACACACTGCACAAGATTGCTAAAAAGCAACATGACTGTACGGAACTGCACCGTGTCGCTAGTGCATTGACCACTGGACAGGCTGCTGTTGCAGTGGCAATTGCAACATCGGACGGACAGAATGCAGCGCTCACATGGCAAACCGAGTTGGGTAAAACACACCTATCCGGACAAATCGACTTCGTAGAAGGTATCCAACTCGCTACCGATTTCCTGGTGATTGATGAAGACGCCGCCCGTGCCGCCTTGGTGAGTGCAACAGCGGCCGGGCTAACGCACGTGGCGACGCCTGGCTATGCCGTGCCCGTCCTGCATCGCCTGCATTTTGAAAGCGTGCCGGCAACCGTCGTTCCCTATGACTCCTCGGTCGGCTTGCTAATGCGATTGGGGCTTCTCATGAGAGCATTGGGGGCAGCACGCCGGACGTTTGAACTGGCCGTTGAATGGGCCAAGACACGGGTACAGTTTGGCCAGCCAATCGGTCGCTTCCAAGCCATTCAGCATAAGCTGGCAGACGCTGCGACGCTGCTCGATGCTTCTACTCTCTTGATCGAACGCGCGGTCGCTGCGGTCAAGCGTGGCGACATGGATGCAGAGATACAGATTGCCTGTGCCCAGGCCTATGCCGGACCGGCTATGCGTCGGGTCACGCTGGAAGCGCATCATGTATTTGCAGGAGTGGGCTATTTCGAGGAACATGAGGCTCCGCGGCATCTTCGTCGCGTACATGCAGACATGGTGGCACTCGGCGGGCTTGATCGTGCTTGTAATCTTCTGGCCGAAGCCGCGCTCGAACGTGGGGGCTTGCCAGATATTCATCTGAGCCCGGAGGCCGATACATTCCGTGCCGAAGTCCGGGCCTGGGCACGCACATTAAATATACAACCCCAATTGAACCACGGATCTGGAGCAGATCAGCTGGCCACTCAAGCAATTTCGAAAGGTTTGATCGAACGGGGCTGGATCGGATTGGGATGGCCGAAAACATCTGGCGGACAAGAACGATCAGTTGCCGAGCAGTTCGTCTTCGCTGAGGAGATTGCCTACCATGGTATTTCATTAGGCTTGCTACGCGCCACCGAGACAATCATCGGACCAGCACTGCTGAAATTCGGAACCCCTGCGCAGGTACAGCACTTCATTCCTCGCATCCTCAAGCACGAAGTTAGCTTCTGCCTGGGCTACTCTGAACCAGAATCTGGCTCGGACTTGGCCTCGCTGCGTACCCGCGCAATACCTGAGGGCGACGGCTGGATCATCAACGGATCCAAGCTGTTCACAACCATGGCCGAAGATGCCAGCCATATATGGTTGGCGGTTCGCACGGATCCGGAGCAGCCAGGTCATCGCGGCATCAGCGTATTCATCGTCCCCAAGGATTCGCCTGGCATTTCCGTACGTCCGATGCGTGCAATGCATGGTGGCACGGCGTGCGCAGTGTTCTACGACGACGTGCATGTTGATGCAGATGCGCTCGTCGGCAAGCTGCATGGCGGCTGGCAAATCATTACTGCGGCGCTGGCGCATGAGCGCATCCTCATGGGTGCCGCCGTAGCTTCGGTGCAGGCCCAGTTCGATCAGCTGCTTGTGGCCATCAAGGCCAGGCAGCGTCGAGGACAGCCCATGGCCGAGGACTCATTGGTACGTCACCGCATCGGCAGCCTGGCCGCCCAGATTGAGGCGGCACGCATGCTTGCAGTGCGCAACGTACAGCTGGTGAGTCTCGGTAAGGTACCGATCGCAGAGGCATCAATGTCAAAGTGCGTGACAGGTGAACTGATGGAACGCATCGCCGAATGCGCAATGGATTTGTTCGGCACAGGCGCTCTTCTGTCACACGGTTCTCCAGGCAGCATTGGTGACGGACTGTTCGAGAGGGCATTGCGCCTGGCTATCATGTACGTCGTGGGTGGCGGTACCAACGAAATCCAGCGCAACATCATTGCTACGGTGGGATTGGGACTACCGCGTTGA
- a CDS encoding NAD(P)H-dependent flavin oxidoreductase: MLNNTACKLVGCEFPLFAFTHCRDVVVAVSRAGGFGVLGGSSFTPEQLELELRWIDQHIDGRPYGVDILVPEHQALPTGKPLTLDFLAAQVPQKHLAFAVELLRQHDIQVEPADLLPQSLPGMMPEIGEALMDVAFRHPIRLIANALGIAPPSMIERARAHGVPVAALVGAKEHALRQVAAGVDMIVAQGTEAGGHCGEVSTLVLVPEVIEAVEAVRKVPVLAAGGIMNGRQMAGCMAMGAAGAWTGSVWLATTEAETSPAFQEKMLAATSRDTIRSTARTGKPSRQLHSAWHDAWHGSDSPGTLPMPVMSLLASPAFRKIERAAEAGNPKAMELLSYWVGQGVGLVHSITSASEVMRSFKNDFAEALMFLNEQVED, translated from the coding sequence ATGTTGAATAATACTGCATGTAAGTTGGTCGGTTGCGAATTCCCCCTGTTTGCGTTTACACATTGCCGTGACGTTGTCGTAGCCGTCAGCCGGGCCGGTGGCTTCGGCGTATTAGGGGGCAGCAGCTTTACCCCGGAGCAGCTTGAACTCGAACTCCGCTGGATCGATCAGCACATTGACGGGCGTCCCTATGGTGTAGACATTCTGGTGCCCGAGCATCAGGCACTCCCTACCGGCAAGCCCTTGACGCTGGATTTCCTTGCCGCCCAAGTGCCGCAAAAGCATCTGGCCTTTGCCGTCGAGCTGCTCCGACAACATGACATCCAGGTCGAGCCGGCAGATCTCTTGCCGCAGTCCTTGCCTGGCATGATGCCCGAAATTGGCGAAGCATTGATGGATGTGGCGTTTCGCCACCCTATCCGCCTCATTGCCAATGCTTTGGGCATTGCACCGCCTTCCATGATCGAACGCGCGCGCGCGCATGGGGTGCCCGTCGCGGCACTGGTCGGGGCCAAGGAACATGCCCTGCGACAGGTTGCTGCGGGTGTGGACATGATCGTCGCCCAAGGCACCGAGGCGGGTGGACACTGTGGCGAAGTATCGACCCTGGTGCTGGTTCCTGAAGTCATCGAGGCGGTGGAAGCTGTACGAAAAGTTCCAGTACTGGCCGCAGGCGGCATCATGAACGGCCGGCAAATGGCAGGCTGCATGGCCATGGGTGCAGCCGGTGCATGGACTGGCTCGGTGTGGCTCGCGACCACGGAAGCCGAAACGTCGCCAGCGTTCCAAGAGAAGATGTTGGCCGCCACCTCGCGCGATACGATCCGCTCGACGGCCCGCACTGGCAAGCCATCGCGCCAGCTGCATTCGGCCTGGCATGACGCCTGGCACGGTTCCGATAGCCCGGGGACTTTGCCAATGCCAGTAATGAGCCTGCTCGCGTCGCCAGCATTCCGCAAGATAGAACGCGCAGCCGAAGCTGGCAATCCGAAAGCAATGGAGCTGTTGAGCTATTGGGTCGGCCAGGGTGTTGGTCTGGTGCATAGCATTACCTCGGCCAGCGAAGTGATGCGCAGCTTCAAGAACGATTTCGCTGAGGCCCTGATGTTTCTCAATGAACAAGTTGAGGATTAA
- a CDS encoding AraC family transcriptional regulator: protein MQTISNFLVSEPSSAPAQVRPGKGKNFADHAVRVLRAGARSRIRLVDCLAAAGVALPAQDASEDNESILQALARSFISQQECSRLLNSIKEALNDECYGLCAHPCRRGTFAFAVEMALRSDTLTGAVDVFFRFYGVVTEDLYFEKVVVGDDVELRVSLNQPELDPDGILCDYWLVSLHLLLSWMAGYMFPVKRVDMTLDQASLNGCLSPFLRGECRTGQTQNALVFSRKYLTLPVIRTLAELQEHLALLALGVPQWPKSSPGWSSRVRAVLRQSLSQRLHWPSQDEVCRDLGVTSQTLRRHLRSEGAIYQALSDELRRDLAIEKLCLQRMPVAEVAAQLGYAEPRSFSRAFKQWTQMSPSTYQRRREKT from the coding sequence ATGCAAACGATTAGTAACTTCCTGGTCAGTGAACCATCGAGTGCACCGGCGCAAGTCCGACCGGGGAAAGGGAAGAATTTCGCTGATCACGCAGTGCGTGTACTCAGAGCCGGAGCGCGCAGCCGGATTCGCCTTGTGGACTGTCTTGCTGCAGCGGGCGTGGCACTGCCGGCGCAAGACGCCAGCGAGGACAATGAATCGATCCTGCAAGCCCTGGCGCGGAGCTTCATCAGTCAACAGGAATGCTCGCGCCTGCTCAATAGCATCAAGGAGGCCTTGAATGACGAATGTTATGGCCTATGTGCTCACCCATGCCGCCGCGGCACATTTGCTTTTGCGGTCGAGATGGCCCTGCGCAGCGATACCCTGACCGGTGCTGTAGATGTATTTTTTCGATTCTATGGCGTTGTGACTGAGGATCTGTATTTCGAGAAAGTAGTGGTAGGCGATGACGTTGAATTGCGAGTAAGCCTCAACCAGCCCGAACTGGACCCCGACGGGATATTGTGCGACTACTGGCTCGTCAGCCTGCACCTGCTGCTGAGCTGGATGGCTGGATACATGTTTCCTGTAAAGCGGGTTGATATGACCCTGGACCAGGCATCCCTCAATGGTTGCCTCAGTCCCTTCCTCCGCGGTGAGTGTCGAACTGGCCAGACACAGAATGCTTTGGTGTTTAGCCGTAAGTACCTGACACTGCCAGTGATTCGCACACTAGCCGAGCTTCAGGAGCATCTGGCCCTGCTCGCTCTCGGCGTCCCGCAGTGGCCGAAAAGTTCCCCTGGATGGAGTTCTCGTGTGCGTGCGGTTCTGCGTCAAAGCTTGTCACAACGATTGCATTGGCCTTCGCAAGATGAGGTCTGCCGGGATTTGGGTGTGACGTCGCAGACCTTGCGGCGTCACCTGCGAAGTGAAGGCGCCATCTATCAGGCGCTGAGCGACGAATTGCGACGCGATCTGGCGATTGAAAAATTATGTCTTCAACGCATGCCGGTTGCTGAAGTGGCCGCACAACTGGGGTATGCGGAGCCACGCTCGTTCAGTCGAGCGTTCAAACAGTGGACCCAGATGTCCCCCAGTACGTATCAACGGCGGCGCGAAAAGACCTAG
- a CDS encoding acetate--CoA ligase family protein has translation MTVSCPLSRLFNPRSVVIIGASDNNPWSGMVIRTLKSVGFSGKVHLVNKRGAEVMGQATFTSCRNIGEPVDAAFLAVPAAALEDALEDMADAGIMHGVVVSSGFAETGPAGAAEQKRIFDRAAARGLKLLGPNSLGSISLTDSCALSAMSLDLPILPNGKVALISQSGATAGLLTKQAYRQNIALSHVVAMGNEACIDLTEVLEYMIEQPEVRAVAIFAESIRRPESFLAAAQRALALKKAIIILKVGTSELTAEVAQAHTGALVGDDRVFNAVCRQYGLVRVYSLEQLLITASVIAHVGPLEQKGFAVASISGGACEIMADAGSSAGIRFTRFAPRTMERLKDVVADFGAAHNPLDVTGAALVKPEILENVLTALAADPDVGLLACTFDMASTPAQTNSFTLTMLDRSLAGLATAKCPTLLIEQTMKDTTEYARELLKKHAVPILVPGMDAAMKAIGSAYQWSDRMRTARTGTSTTVKPIAGINRPRSERETLEYLQSHGVPVIPARVVRSREEAASAAQEMNGVVVLKILSPDIAHKTEVGGVMLNVDGGAAAADGYDTIMRNVGGAAPHARIDGIIVSPMRSQGTELFIGIVRDPSFGLAIAVGLGGIWIEALDDTALRLLPVTPDEVLEMFGELKAQRLLTGYRGAPPVDLAALSVVVAAVGRAAIALGPELASLEINPLSINADKIEALDALATWSASEPTSQA, from the coding sequence ATGACTGTTAGCTGTCCCCTTTCGCGCTTATTCAACCCGCGCAGCGTCGTGATCATCGGCGCATCCGACAACAACCCCTGGTCCGGCATGGTCATCCGAACCCTAAAGTCGGTGGGTTTCAGCGGCAAGGTGCATTTGGTAAACAAGCGCGGCGCCGAAGTGATGGGCCAGGCGACTTTCACTTCGTGCCGGAACATCGGTGAGCCGGTAGACGCAGCGTTTTTAGCCGTACCGGCAGCAGCCTTGGAAGACGCTCTGGAAGACATGGCTGATGCAGGTATCATGCATGGCGTTGTGGTCAGCTCCGGCTTTGCAGAAACCGGCCCTGCAGGTGCGGCGGAACAGAAACGTATCTTTGATCGCGCCGCCGCACGCGGCTTGAAGTTACTGGGACCGAACAGCCTGGGCAGCATCAGCCTGACAGATAGCTGTGCACTTTCGGCAATGTCCCTGGATTTGCCAATCCTACCCAATGGAAAGGTGGCGCTGATCAGCCAGAGTGGCGCTACAGCCGGCCTCTTGACGAAACAGGCTTATCGCCAAAACATCGCTCTGAGCCATGTTGTGGCCATGGGTAACGAGGCTTGTATCGACTTAACCGAAGTGCTCGAATATATGATTGAGCAGCCTGAGGTGCGCGCGGTCGCGATATTTGCCGAATCAATCAGGCGGCCAGAAAGCTTTCTTGCAGCAGCGCAACGCGCACTGGCATTGAAAAAAGCGATCATCATCCTCAAAGTCGGCACCAGCGAACTTACTGCAGAAGTTGCGCAAGCGCATACCGGGGCATTGGTCGGCGACGATCGTGTGTTTAATGCGGTGTGCCGACAATACGGCCTGGTCCGGGTGTATTCATTGGAACAATTGCTGATCACAGCTTCGGTCATAGCACACGTCGGCCCCCTGGAACAAAAGGGATTCGCCGTAGCGTCCATCTCCGGCGGGGCCTGCGAAATCATGGCCGATGCCGGAAGTAGTGCAGGAATTCGGTTCACGCGCTTCGCACCACGGACCATGGAACGGCTGAAAGACGTAGTGGCGGACTTTGGCGCCGCCCACAACCCGCTGGATGTGACCGGCGCTGCACTGGTCAAGCCCGAGATCCTGGAGAACGTGCTGACAGCACTAGCCGCCGATCCTGACGTAGGCCTACTGGCCTGTACTTTCGATATGGCGAGCACGCCCGCGCAGACAAACTCCTTCACACTGACCATGCTTGATCGATCGCTGGCCGGCCTGGCCACGGCGAAGTGTCCGACGCTGTTGATCGAACAAACAATGAAAGATACGACAGAATACGCGCGCGAATTGCTGAAAAAGCACGCGGTACCAATCCTCGTTCCCGGGATGGACGCGGCGATGAAAGCCATCGGTAGCGCATACCAATGGTCCGATCGGATGCGAACTGCTCGGACCGGTACCAGTACAACCGTTAAGCCGATTGCGGGAATTAATCGTCCCCGCTCAGAGCGCGAAACGCTCGAGTACTTGCAAAGTCACGGTGTACCAGTGATTCCTGCTCGGGTGGTGCGCTCCCGAGAAGAAGCGGCAAGCGCCGCCCAGGAAATGAACGGGGTCGTTGTACTCAAGATCCTTTCGCCCGATATTGCACACAAAACCGAGGTCGGCGGCGTCATGCTGAATGTGGACGGCGGCGCCGCGGCTGCAGATGGCTACGACACGATTATGCGCAATGTAGGAGGCGCCGCTCCCCATGCTCGCATTGACGGCATCATCGTTTCTCCGATGCGCAGCCAAGGTACCGAGCTGTTTATCGGCATCGTCCGTGACCCCTCCTTTGGGTTGGCCATCGCGGTTGGCCTTGGAGGAATCTGGATCGAGGCACTCGACGACACCGCGTTGCGCCTGCTTCCGGTGACTCCCGACGAGGTACTGGAAATGTTCGGCGAATTGAAAGCGCAACGGTTGCTGACGGGATATCGGGGCGCGCCACCGGTCGATCTGGCCGCCCTATCGGTCGTAGTCGCGGCTGTCGGGCGCGCGGCAATTGCCCTTGGCCCAGAGTTGGCTTCACTGGAAATCAACCCCTTGTCCATTAATGCCGACAAAATCGAGGCGCTCGATGCGCTGGCCACTTGGAGTGCATCAGAACCGACATCCCAGGCGTAG